TTAAGATCGGGAACAAATGATCCATTACAACtgcttttgtatgtttttaactgaCTTAAATGTCCCCTGTTCACTTCATATTAGCCACAAAATCTTCGCCCTTCTTGATAGAAGCCTTCAGCTCATCCATGGCGTCGGCGACCAGCTTCTCTTCAAATGCAGTCAGCTTGCCCAGTCCAAGGTTCTTCTCAATACCGTTCTTCCCCAGGAGAAGAGGTGTGGAGAAGTACTTGCACTCTGTCTCCTCAGACCTGACATAACCGCACTCCACCACACCCTCCTTTCCATTCATGGCGTCCAGGACAGAGAAGGTGAAGCGGGCGCCAGCGTAGGCCATGGACAGGGTAGCAGATCCGGCTCCGGCCTTAGCCTTCACCACCTCTGTGCCGGCCTCCTGGATCCTACCAGTCAGAGCAGCCAACTGGTCAGCAGGGAACTCCACTTTTGGTGTGCACTGGGAAATGAGGGGAATGATGGTCTTCCCAGCATGACCTCCAATCACTGGCACATTGACACGAGCTGGGTCAAGGCCTTTGAGGTCTGCTACGAAGGCGTTTGCTCTGACAATGTCCAGGGTTGTGACCCCAAACACTCTGTTGGGGTTGTAAACGCCATACTTCTTCATGACCTCTGATGTAATAGGTATGGTGGAGTTGACAGGGTTGGCAATGACGCAGATCATGGCTTCTGGGCAGTTGCGGGCGCAGGCGTCGGCCAAGGTGGCTACAATGGTGGCGTTGGTGTTGAAGAGATCATCACGGGTCATGCCGGGTTTTCTGGGCACACCGGCGGGGATGACCACGACATCGCAGCCCTGCAGAGCAGCATTTAGCTGGTCGGGACCCATGTGGCCGGTCACCTGGGCCCTCGTCTCGATGTGGCTGAGGTCTGCAGCCACACCGGGGGTGTGGGCGATATCATACAGGGAGAGGTGACTCACCAGGGGGCTATTCTTGAGAAGCAGAGAAAGCGGCTGGCCTATGCCGCCTGACGCTCCCAGCACCGCCACCTTGGCGTGGTTCTGCGACGAGGTGGAAAGGCTCCTAGCCAAGCTCACGGTCGGTCTCACTGCACGGGCAAACATTTTTGTTAGGTacttctttctttacttttgtacaaataaaaatgactgaCGAGCCGCTCTCCTCTGTGACTCCAACGTCCTCTAGCCACGAGCAAACAGGAAGACAGAACACTGTCATGCGTAGAGGATAAAGGGTGTGCGTCTTTACGTCAATTTGCGTCAGCGCGTAGTGTTACGTCGTCGTCTTTATCTCAGCTCCTTtttcagaggaaaacaaagcCAGTTAACATTGGAAGTCGGTAAATTAGCGATAGAAATTAGTGCCGTTACACGAATTGTAACTACACACCTGACCAACGGAGCAACATCTATAGGTACGTTACCTACGCAGGCGTTGTATTGTCCCTGTCGTGGGAAAAATGATTATCGTTGTTGCTTGTTTCTccctgctaaaaaaaaaaaaaaaagctaacacCGTCAGATGATCTCCGTCTATTTGCTGGAGTCAGAATGCTGCCATCAGACTGGCCAGTTAGCTACAACAGGTCCTATTGTTAAAATCGCTTTGTCAGTCGAGAAATCCTTCTGTGCAGTTTGACCTGAGTTTTGTAACAACAAACGGCATACTTTTTTGTACGTTAGATTAACCAGTTTGTTACCAGTTAGTGCGAATATTAGGTCGCTAGCTGTGTTCATCATTACGGCTGTCATAAGCCAGCTGGGTTTAGTTAGCGACACAGTTTACTGTTTGTAGCTAGTCAGTTAACAGAGCAGCCCTTTGTTCCACAGACTTTACATAAACCCTTGCATTTTAGTCATAGCTAAGTGAATTAACGCTTGTAGCGTTAGCTAAGCCGTTTGCATATCCGGTCAGCTGTCATAAAAGGTTTACATAAGTCCGATATTGGGTATCACAATTGCACCCATTTTCAGGACTGTCTGACATTTCACCGACTGCTGTTTTTCTCTAGGCAGTGGCAAGCTCGAAGGTCCATCGGCTCTCCTAATGATACATCAGAAATAAGGGTAATTCCAGTAAGTATCAAATAGCATGTCTGTTAGCCCCGTTTGAGGTTACAAATGGCATATTGGTTATATTATCATTCAATACCATATGCTATACTTTATGATTCTTAGTTTAACTTCATCTTGGAATTTAGTGCTAGTGACCTGCAGTTGATGTGATCATGGACGCCAGCAGTAAGATATAAAAGTTATGTCATTGCAGAGTATAAATTGTCTCATTAGAATTTTTTGATTAGTCGTGGAccttaaaacaacaatactaaTACacttatatacttttttttttttttaaatgaatagtaCTGATAAAAGTACAGATAActctaacatgctcacaataacCTTTTATTTACCATTGTCCCCTTTCCTTAGTACTTCCTAAGGATGGCTAGTTGTGGGGAGGTAGACCACTCTGTTAGCTCGCTTCCATCCAGCAAGAAAggcggcggcagcagcagcggtGGTGGTGGAAGTGGGAACAGTGCAGAATCCTCATGCTCTGGCTCCGGCAACCCATCCCCAGCCCTGTCTGTACCAGAGTGTGCCATCTGTCTGCAGAGCTGCGTCCACCCAGTCCAACTGCCATGCCATCACGtcttctgtttcctgtgtgtgaaGGGAGCATCCTGGCAGAGCAAACGATGTGCTCTCTGCAGACAGGAAGTACCGGATGACTTCCTGGAAAGGCCTACACTTCTCTCTCCAGAGGAGCTAAAGGCATCGGCCGGAGGTCGGGCCGGGGCTGCAAGTGATCACGCCTGGTATTATGAGGGCCGTAACGGTTGGTGGCAGTATGATGAGCGAACCAGCCGTGAGCTGGAGGACGCTTTCTCCAAGGGCAAGAAAACGGCTGAAATGCTGATAGCTGGTTTTTTGTATGTAGCCGACTTGGAGAACATGGTGCAGTACAGGCGCAATGAGCACGGCCGTAGACGCAAGATGAAGAGGGACGTTTTGGATATCCCCAAGAAGGGAGTGGCGGGACTGCGTTTGGACACTGAGGTTGTTCCTGGGCCCATTGGGGCAGCTGGTCGAGAGAACTCTGCTGACGGGGCTGATACCACAGTAGCAGGTGTACAGCAGCCGGTTACAGGTATCCCCTCTACTGTTACAGCCCCTGCCAGACCTCCCACCTCCCTTGGTGGTCAGcctgacagcagcagcaacagcatcaGCCCCACTCTGGAGGATGCTCTCTCCCAACTGCAGATCAGCCCCAGGCCCACACCTTCTCACGAGCGGTCTGAGCCtggggaaggagaggaagaagatgaggaagaggaggcctCACCCTCCAGGTCCTCTGAGCCTCACACCTCCGTGGACGAGTCTGGCTCTGGCGACTGGAGCGacgatgaggaagaggaggatgaagaagaagaagggggagATGGAGAGCGTGTGGAGCCCTGGGAGGTTAGGCCACGTAGGCAAAGACTGAATCCAGAGGACAGAGCCCCTCCTGGCGCAGAGTCCGCCTCTCCTCCTTCTTCAACCAGTAGCAGTGGAAGGTCCAGAATGCCTGATGGCCAGTGTACAGTGACTGAAGTGTGATGTCATCAATGATACCATCATCACCTAACGGCTAtgttccatttctttaatttattcCCCACTGTATGCTGCGTTCATTCTGTCACGGATCGGATGTAGGCGGATTGCTCGGTAAAAGAGAAGTTAAGCATAACATACTCCATGGTTTTAGGTAAACGACTCAGTTTTAGCTGTCAAATTTGGTGCCTGTATTTGGCTCATAATGATCTGGATGTAGCTGTATGACTTGTTTGtcagcctcacacacacacacacacacacacacacacacacacacacacacacacacacacacacacacacacacacacacacacacacacacacacacacacatatatatatatatatatacacacacacacacacaggggtaCAGCTTGGTGATGAGTCAGATGGATCCAGCATGCTGTTGTGAGCCATGGTATTTCCTGATTGTCATTCCAGCAAATCATGTGTGGTAACAGACTTATTATGGCATTCAGCTGCCATCAGTCGGCTCACTTTTTGCTATTTGGCTATATTTTGATATAGGCATATCgagtgttctttttaaattccaCAAAAGTGggatttgaaatgtaaaattgacATGGCAACCTGCTTGTGCCTATCCTAGGTAGTCTCGTGTTGAAATTGATTATCCTAATACCCGGGGGGTCTCCGGGACTCTCAGCCAGATCTGTGACGTTCGAGGGATAAAGCATGGGGATGTTCCTCCTGGAACTGGGACCGTGTCATTATTGTTATCATGAACAGCTGCATTGCAATCATCTACACTTTAACTCTCTCAGCTAACGTAGCACACAGAATTGGGCTCGTTCGAGCTCTAGCCATCTGACTACTCTAATGTAACTTCTTCCCAACTCCAAccaaaatcatttatttactgAGGATTTAACTGATTATTAAGcctttctttaaaaattctGCAATGTAACTGTCTTAACTTTTGAAAGTGTGTCATTTCAGAGCAGATTGTGGTTTGACAAAAATCTTTAGATTGTTTATCCagataaagaaaggaaataGAAGTGCTTTGCTGTTAAGCAATGTTGGTATTTAAATGTGCTACAGCAGGAGCCCCCAGGATTATCTGTCTACCTCGACGGTTTGTCTTTCATTTAACCTGCAGCTTCTAAAGTCTGTGTAGATTACAATGtttcaaatgaatgtgtgtgatagaagtacatacatatgacatttattttaacctttCCCAGCTTTAAAGAATTGGCATTTTAATGTGAAGTATCAGTGTTTTCATTTGGAAGCTGTTGAGGCCTCTGTAGCCTCGTTAGGATTCTTATTGTCCCTGACTAACCTATTCTCAGTTGGTGTTTCTAAGGTGTTGTGATCCGTGCATGTTTGAAGAGAGAGTTATTTCAACATTACTGGTTGGCGTGATGAtgacaaatataattttttggGTTGAGTTTGAGtaaatctttttgtttcatttgtttttctgcgTTTTAAGGTTGTGAATCCCCATATGTATGATATCTTGAGGCAGTAAGAGAACAAGAACATGCCACTGCTATTGGccactgctatttttttttttttataattcgtACATGCTTACACCATCTGCTGTCTGTATTTCCATTCTGAAGAATAAAGTTTGTAACAGTTTTTGCTTGGCAACattttgttacatgtttgtAATCTGAGAATAAATTGTCATTTCATCATGCTAAAATGATATTTGAGCACCTTGTCTCTGATTATTTGGATATGAGTCTATCTCTGCTCTGTAATAGGGTGCATGtgagtttttttctatttaaaatatatatatgtgtgtgtgtatattgtgttaCATAAGTAGAACCATCAATGGGCCCATTGTAAGATTTCACCAGTTTCTCAACACTACCACCTCAAGTATTTTGTGGTGGGGGTGTCACATTCTTCCCACTGAATGCAGCTGAAATATCTATTTTTCATATAACAAAGCATTAATGTGACATGGACAAAAACAGCTTCTTGCAGAATAAAAAGCCATTGTGGTTTCTCTGAGTTGCTATAAATACTGATAACTAATCCAGAACCCTTTTTCTACTGTTGATGGCAACCGTATAAACAAGTGTTTATGTGCTGTGTATCATAATGAGGTCAACTCTTGACCTTCCCTCACTCACCTTGTAAGTGTTTAGTATTCTGGCCGCGGTAGCAACCCTCCAGCTGGGTGCCTGTCCAGGAAACACGAGCTCTGGAAGGGAAACAGGAGATAAAGGCCTGGCGTCGTCCCGACAGCTGCCCTATTCACATTGTCGGGGCACTTTTTGCCTTGCTGCGTGGGctaatttaaatgtgaaattaaaaCTGAGCTACAAATTGGTGCCTGACCTTACAAAAAATCTGTACGCATATTTGAACTGTTTAATCTGGCCCTGTGCTTCAGCATCTTTCCACATGACTAGACGAAGAGCCAAATAATGCTCCTACCTACAGCTAACAATAAGAATCTCCCAGCAAAACAAAGTGTGGGGATTATCAATGAGCACAGAGAGAAAGGATCTGCTGAGCTAACCTAAAAACTGGTAGGTACAGCAGACAGCTTTACCTACGCAGCTGTTGATGCACCTTGCTTCATCAGCATCTGtatgctgctgtctgtctgcttcaGTTAGGCTCGCCCTGGCATGATCTAATCACTACCATAACCCTTTTTCCGGGGACCTGGAGTTTAATAAGGATTTAGATGACGGAGTACGGAGTCCTTTGGGCCCTTGTTTTCATCCATACTGAAAATACAAGACTATAATAGCCATGGATTAATACAGCATATTCACTGTTCATCGCAGATATGGAAACCTAATCAGTCTTCATATAGGGAGACAAGTGTACAGCGTCTTAATGAGACAAAATTTCTCAGGTCAGCTGATGCTGCACCACAACTAATCCATGTGTTGCAGTAGAAAGGAGGCTGCAGAGTccagtttgtaaaataaaaccccaaaggaagaaagtttttatttattgtgttaatgcagtttttatccccccccccaaaaaaaatcccctAATTCCATTGTTTCCAACAGAGGTAAGTTTGCactaaattaacaaaacaaacacattatcaGCCTCACTGTTTATGCATTGGTATCTCAGCTCCTCCTCTTGTGATAATGAGCTATAATGTCACATAGAGAGACACCAAACAAAATACATCCCAACCATTAACGTATGTGACATTGACTGACCCTTAATCAGTTGATTAGAGACAACGATGCAGCTTTAGTCCTTGTCCTTGCAAAGCAAATCATGTGTCTCTATATTCCCAGAGTCCAACATTCAGAGTATTAAAGGAGAAGTACCTGTAATTGTCTTCAGCACACCAAAGAACTAACTACGTGTATTCATGTCAATCTAGAGTCAGTATGTAGCAGTTCTCTTCCACACAGTTGTGACCTAAGTTGAACATGTTGGCTGATCTAAGAAAGCTCTTAGAAAAGACTCATCTGTGTTTGGACTTGCTGGCCAGGGCCTGCAGGTTAGCTGGACCGCCCCACACTGTACCAAATACATCCTTCTCAGTCCTCAGAGCCTCGGATAGAGGGAGCTCTCTCCCTGACAGCACTACCTTCTTCACAGCCTGGATCACTGGGGCGGCTCCATTTGTATAGTGACTGAGCCAGTTTTCAGCACGCTGGAGGGGAGTCCCTGCACCTTCCTCTGCCTGGGGGACCTCCAAGACTCCATCTGCCAGTCCAATCTGTAGGCCAAGTTCGGGATCCACTTTTAGAGCACCACCAAGCAGCTTCAGAGCATTCTGGCTTCCGACTATGCGGACAAGTCGAGCGGCGCCGCCCCAGCCTGGGACCAGGCCCATGTGTTTATGGACAAACTGGATCACGCTGCCAGATGCCATTAGCctatatgagagagagagagagagagagagagagaggatagaTTATTAGAAAACCTTTGGATGAAAGGTGATGGCGTTAAAAGGGATTCCAAGGGATTTTACATTACCTGAAATCGCAGGCAGTGGTGAGTTCTGCACCTCCTCCCAACGCTCTCCCCTCCACCAGAGCAACAGAGATCAGAGGCAGCCTGCACTGAGAGAACTCCTCTGTCAGCATACTGTGCTGCAAACAATACATGACATCTGACCTCCAACTCCTTTAACTCAGATGGGTTTCTGGTGATTTAGTCTGCACTAGTCTCGCATtaccagaccttcttccacagcacCGGGAAGGAAGGTCTGGAGAGTTTACACAGCATTCCAAGATGGGAGTAAAACTCGCTctagtttattgtcatttattttaacaaatcacaactgtcttgggcggtgctaagcgctggacggagccacggtgcatCTGTAAAAGaaccttgggaaggaacttgttttggtggaccaCGTGTACGTTCAGAGGTTGTTTTAGTCGCGAAACTCAGAAATTGGATTTGAAAGATATTCTAGCTATctatctggatttaccctgcacagatctgaggaggatttaaccatagtcctccatccatccatccatccatccacccatccatccaccggAGGTTAAAATCACCACACatagaaagcggaaggtaacatCTGGCCGAAATaagggacatctggcagaattttGGGAGGCACCgccaccggagcaatcccggaaatggaaCGTCGTGGATCTGCCTTGATATTTACCAAAGCAGTAGAGAGGGAAAGGAAAGCCCTTACCTGAGTAGTCTTGTAAGAGCATTCTGCATGAACATACACATCTTCATCCCATCCTACAAGGAAATAAGTAAAGAGATGCAGACAGATTGCCCGCAGCAGTATGCAGATAGTCACAGCAGAGAGATActgtaaactattttttttttgctacctCTGGGTTAGATATCGCCCTGATAGCGTTGAGGTCCGATCCAGAGCAGAAAGTTCCAGAAGCACCCTGAACAATGAGGCCTTTACAGTCTATCCAGTTCTCCAGCTGGTTCACCCTCTCCTCCAGATCCACCATCATACTGCCTGGGAGGAAGGAAAAACTCAAACACTAAACCGGCTGCAGACTACTTGGTTTATGCTTGTGTACAAATGGAGTTTATcatgagaacaaaaaaaatctgcactAATCGAAATATATACAGTGACCTTACCGGAGAGGGCATTCATGCGGGACGGGTAGTTGATGGTCAGCACAGCGATGCCAGACTCCTGTTTGAGGAGGTCAATGGATCCTCCAGGAAAGGCCTGCAGCTTCTCTCTGATCTCCCCCTGGTCGAAGCAATGGACGCTGGAGTACGCACAGCCTCTCTGGAGCCGCCTTGGACAAAATACAGGTATAAAGTAAATAACAtgtgagttattttaaaatcaaatcaatcaaattattttatatcacaatgaaaatgcATGTGTAAAGGTATAAACAAATAGTATAAAAACGGCCTCATGGAAATCATGTAGTCCAGCCTGTACTTGCGTGacgaacgtgcgtcactttgtaacacgttagaaactcgcctagctgctagcatgccACGCCCTCATGCTCTGCACCCAACTAGCTAGCAGtgcttacctagctactgcgcatgtacGACTTCCACAGAAGTGTGATgcttcactctgtagctaaaacagagagctcaacacacagggagaaaagaggagctgcagcaacgtGCAGTACAACAATATATATGGGATTTTCCTAATATTAAACCACATAATCCTATTCTGGTGCAACCTCTaagtacaattatgaacctgaaaatgagcataatatgagcacttcaaTACAGTCCCATCCCTCTCTGTAAATCAGCGTGAAGGAGGCATAGTGCAGagccacacaaacaaaactcatTGATTCTGACTCAGTGAAGTTATGAGTCAGGCCAAGCACCTTTTTTGGCTGTTGGACAGGTTTGTGTTTATGAAATAATGTGGATTCAACTCGGTAGACTTGATTTGCTGTGACCAGCATGGTGGTCAACCACGCTGACTGAGTCCTTACCTGGCCCAGGCTCCACAGCTACTGCTCTTTAGGAGCTGTCGCCTCACTGCACACAGTACCATCCTGCAGCAGCATGGAGATGGAGGAATTTGGGCGGAAATAGTCAGACATTTATAAAGAGGTGGGCACATAAAGGTTGAGTACAGGGAGCAATGCCGAAATGCACCCTGCTCagtcaaacagagagagagagagagagagagagagagagagagagagagagatatcttGCTAGCTTGCTATGTCGGCCTACGTTCATATTTAACGGAAAGCATTCATTATTCTGTTTGAAACCACAACGGAAGCCCTTTAAACGCTGTATAATCATATAAGtaagtttttttcagttgtatTTTCCAACTTGTTTTGCAGTAACGTTACACCATTCAAGCCTATTTGGAAAATGACATGTCATATGAGGTGTAAGTGTCCCTTTCTACCTTAAATAGCCTACGTAAGTTACGAATAAAACGAGCGGCGGAGAATATGAATACATTCCGTAAAACATTTGTTAACATTACactaaaataattacaaaccacttagaaacaaaacacaagcactaACCTTCTTAACGTGTGGTGTTACTCTGAAATTCGTCCCCTCCGGAACTAGAGGTCCTAGGAAGGAGATAATGGCAACACACAAGTGTAGTTCCCCAACGTGCCCACAGGGGGCGGACTGATACCGCCACGCAGCAGATGGGATTTGGGTCAAATTGCAGGCCTGTTCTATCAACTCTTGCATAGAGGCAAATATATCCATTAATTATGTCATTGTGATTTTTGGGTCAAACGTATTTTACACAACACTATagaaactataaataaataatgtatttattcaacATGAACTGTAGTTGTATTCATCATTGACCAATGCACTGCACAGAAAGATCTGCTCTTTGTCTGTCACAAGAATAAACACAGAATACCGGGGAATTGGCTCTGCAGACATGTCCTTATTCAGTAGTATTGATAGAGGGCTGTAAATATTGTCTATGGGTTATAATACAGCATTAGCAAAGGCAGCTGACAGTTATAGGAGACAGGCTCTGTTAACTTAGCCTATTGTCAACTAAAGTTTGCATTGTTGTACTGTGTCTGCGTGATAGTTTAATGGCAAAATAGTaggtttttgtgttattttcaaagccttttttttacGCTAGTGAGGTGATTAAATGTTAAAGGTAACATCACTGTGGACACTTTCAGGTCTAATACTGTGACAAGTGACAACATGCTCTGACATTTGGTTTTGTGTCAGGCTAAACAACCCGcactaaatacattttcagaacTCAATGAACCTAATAGGTATTGTTTTCAAAGATATAACATAATGGGGTTGGAATAATACCACAATTGAGGTCAGGATCTGGGTTAAGCAACACTTACCTACGTACCATTGATTTAAGTGCAGTAGTTTTGTTCTAGCTTTGCACTTTTGGCATTAAAAAGCATCCTTTGAAAATGCAATCCATATTTGAGAAATGGTCTTGTTCTCCTCCTCCTAACCAAACATGCCAAGAGGGATTACCACCTTTCTGAAGGGCAGTAAAAGGTGTGAATTGCTCTGGGATCATTCTACtgtgcaaacacagacagacttaAACGACCACAGACTATACTGTAGGCGTGTTATTATCATAATTTGTCTGAAGCATCTGTGTAAAAGCATCTGTGTGATGGTTGGAAAGGATTTGCACAACTTTGGTGAGATATGAGATAAGTGTAATGCTCAGTGAGTGAGAGTAAGAAATGTGGGTGTTCAGGCAGAAACAGGCTTAAACAAGCAAGAACAAGATGAGGAAATAAAGACCAAGAGATGTGGAGGTAAAGGAAGGAAAATGGGCCAAAAGGAAGGAGGGTGACACTTCCTGGTCCAATCCATGTTTACCGGGAGCATAACTCCTTCACTTCCTTCCTAGACTGCTGTCCACAGCCCTGAACTTATctgtgtaaacaaacactgaGGATTCCAGAGACATGCTGAATCAAAAGTCTAAAATTAACTTGATGCTGATATATTACACaaaatgcgttttttttttttttttttttacataaacaggTTATGTGTCCCTGGTGTGTCTAGAGAACCCCAAAGTATGGGAAAAGACTAcgttctctgtttttttctttctctaccTAACAGAAAACGTGTGTATCATTGAGTCAGTAGGACTTGCAGCTCCTCACGGGGTACTATGGGGTCCTCTGCGCCGAAGAACCACCTCCAGCTCGGTGACCATCCCTTTAAAACTTCAACAGTTTTACGACAAACTGTGACTTTCTTGACTTGAAATTATCCTTACAATTGGCATCATATGTATGACGCATGGCACAATTTGAACgagttaaacaaaaatgatttgtCTTTCACCACTGATTACCATAGATGTTTCTGCTGAAATAAGGCCCCATTGGGGACACCTTAGAACTGAGGGACGTGGTCTCTCTGTAAAGGTGTTGCAGCAACGGACAGCataagaaaaatgtgttaattgaacattaaagctacagtgcgtagtttctgttgcctccatgaggaattctcagtaatgacaacaccactgttgttgcatccacatgaccCATGCCTTCCATATTTGCaaaccccacccctcctccacacagttactAGTAGTcaaggaggacacagaagattcaaaaacatgatggactgtACAGAAGCgatcattatcttcacttgagtgtTTGCACGCAGAAGTTTCTGGACGACACcagtttctgaacatagccCCACTGAGAagtacagagagagttgtgtggagctgagagtcttaattagctttgtgtcAACATAAATGGCaatgaatgtaacagacgttacatttatataaaagagttacgcactaaagctttaaagcatgtaaaaaatgtcttgtAAATCCCTAAATAAAAGTATGAACCGGAAATGAAGTATGTCTCCTTCAAGGGTATCAAAATAGCTGTGTCTTGTACTACATTCACATAATAATCACCATTGAATTAGATTAgatcaaattatgtgttttatgtgtttttttggcctAAGTTGATAGCTTTGTAGAACCAAGTTCATTCAAGACTGTACTGCAAAAAGGTCATCAACAAGGAGACAGTGTACTCTACTGCCTCAAAAGTCCATACCTCTCCGGTCTATTTAAAAGGGGGGGAAGGAATTCCAAAAGGTCGGTGGGACTCATCCAAGGCATGCATTCCAGACACGCTGACTCTCCTTCTTGCAGTTCTTTCAGCTAGGTCAGCTAGCCTGCAACCTGTCTCTACATATCTCTGTGAAGTGCAGCACCTGGAGGACATGGTTGCTTCATGGAATCTGCATACATGGTATTTAAGTTGCCCTCaagtttgtgtctgtgtgttaggtGAGTGATCATTCCCTAACTCACTGTGCCTGTCCACTTCCATTCATCCTGTGCTCAGACCTTATTTTAGATTCAAGTCAGCCCTGTTGCTTTATGATCTGTCTGGATACCAGTAATACAGCCACAGACTCCAGCTGATAATGGAGGCCTGTCTGAAATTACAAACTGGCtaatgggggagagagagagagaaagagagagagagagagagaaagagagagagagagagagagaaatatacatacacatttctCACATTTGTCTATATCCATGCACAAATGCCgttgtatgtctgtgtgtgtttcagtgtgtggtGCTGTGTGTACTGCATGTGGTCTCTACAGTAATGCATCAGTGTGCTGATCAATATGTAGCTGTCTGGGTCTCCACAGGAAGTCAGGGAATGCACTGCAGTCAGCGTTGCTCTATCCCAATGCACTAAATAagaatacacatacacacacacacacacacacacatacacacacgcacacaccaaatATGTGCCAGTAAAGGTCTATTTCAGGGCAGGAAGAATGGCAGGTTGGCAGGTGCCAGAGACTCACAGGGGCCTGGAGGTTTCCAATGAGGTGTGGGAGGTCAGTGGAGCTGGAGGGCTGAG
The genomic region above belongs to Etheostoma cragini isolate CJK2018 chromosome 6, CSU_Ecrag_1.0, whole genome shotgun sequence and contains:
- the mdh2 gene encoding malate dehydrogenase, mitochondrial produces the protein MFARAVRPTVSLARSLSTSSQNHAKVAVLGASGGIGQPLSLLLKNSPLVSHLSLYDIAHTPGVAADLSHIETRAQVTGHMGPDQLNAALQGCDVVVIPAGVPRKPGMTRDDLFNTNATIVATLADACARNCPEAMICVIANPVNSTIPITSEVMKKYGVYNPNRVFGVTTLDIVRANAFVADLKGLDPARVNVPVIGGHAGKTIIPLISQCTPKVEFPADQLAALTGRIQEAGTEVVKAKAGAGSATLSMAYAGARFTFSVLDAMNGKEGVVECGYVRSEETECKYFSTPLLLGKNGIEKNLGLGKLTAFEEKLVADAMDELKASIKKGEDFVANMK
- the LOC117946794 gene encoding E3 ubiquitin-protein ligase rnf146-like yields the protein MASCGEVDHSVSSLPSSKKGGGSSSGGGGSGNSAESSCSGSGNPSPALSVPECAICLQSCVHPVQLPCHHVFCFLCVKGASWQSKRCALCRQEVPDDFLERPTLLSPEELKASAGGRAGAASDHAWYYEGRNGWWQYDERTSRELEDAFSKGKKTAEMLIAGFLYVADLENMVQYRRNEHGRRRKMKRDVLDIPKKGVAGLRLDTEVVPGPIGAAGRENSADGADTTVAGVQQPVTGIPSTVTAPARPPTSLGGQPDSSSNSISPTLEDALSQLQISPRPTPSHERSEPGEGEEEDEEEEASPSRSSEPHTSVDESGSGDWSDDEEEEDEEEEGGDGERVEPWEVRPRRQRLNPEDRAPPGAESASPPSSTSSSGRSRMPDGQCTVTEV
- the echdc1 gene encoding ethylmalonyl-CoA decarboxylase; amino-acid sequence: MVLCAVRRQLLKSSSCGAWARRLQRGCAYSSVHCFDQGEIREKLQAFPGGSIDLLKQESGIAVLTINYPSRMNALSGSMMVDLEERVNQLENWIDCKGLIVQGASGTFCSGSDLNAIRAISNPEDGMKMCMFMQNALTRLLRLPLISVALVEGRALGGGAELTTACDFRLMASGSVIQFVHKHMGLVPGWGGAARLVRIVGSQNALKLLGGALKVDPELGLQIGLADGVLEVPQAEEGAGTPLQRAENWLSHYTNGAAPVIQAVKKVVLSGRELPLSEALRTEKDVFGTVWGGPANLQALASKSKHR